Proteins encoded within one genomic window of Leptolyngbya sp. 'hensonii':
- a CDS encoding DUF2811 domain-containing protein, producing MNATISILVEIPESLHESFQNFLDTRPDWDQDRVFAAALSLFLLQNKGGGEAVVEKHCQRQVARVYLDSLFKSSAGRV from the coding sequence ATGAACGCAACCATCAGCATTCTGGTAGAAATCCCTGAAAGCTTACATGAATCTTTCCAAAATTTTCTGGATACCCGCCCGGACTGGGACCAGGACCGTGTTTTCGCTGCTGCCTTGTCTTTGTTTCTCCTCCAGAACAAAGGAGGAGGCGAAGCTGTGGTCGAAAAACATTGCCAGCGGCAGGTCGCCCGTGTGTACCTGGATAGCTTGTTTAAATCATCCGCTGGAAGAGTTTAG
- a CDS encoding fatty acid desaturase, with amino-acid sequence MTDSLQALPETPQPQPLRLNWPALTFFGAIHLLALLAPWFFSWSALGVTLLLHWLFGSIGVCLGYHRLLSHRSFRVPQWLEYLITILGALSIQGGPIFWVAGHRLHHAYTEDEDKDPYSARKGFWWSHMGWILYPRPEFFEARQYQRYAPDMARDPFYQWLDRYFLLLQIPVAVLLYVLGGWSFVIYGVFVRAVVLWHTTWLINSVTHMWGYRTFETHDNSRNLWWAAILTYGEGWHNNHHAYPHWAKCSLRWWELDITWGAIWLLRTLGLAQDVNTPDPAQ; translated from the coding sequence ATGACTGATTCCTTACAAGCATTGCCAGAAACCCCCCAACCCCAACCCCTGCGCCTGAACTGGCCTGCACTAACATTTTTCGGAGCTATTCATCTTCTGGCGTTGCTCGCCCCCTGGTTCTTTTCCTGGTCTGCCCTGGGCGTTACCCTTTTGCTGCACTGGTTGTTTGGCAGCATCGGCGTTTGCCTGGGGTATCACCGGCTGCTGAGCCATCGCAGTTTTCGAGTGCCCCAATGGTTGGAATACCTGATCACCATTCTGGGGGCTCTATCCATCCAGGGAGGACCGATTTTCTGGGTGGCTGGCCATCGCCTCCACCATGCCTACACCGAAGATGAGGACAAAGATCCCTACTCCGCCCGGAAAGGGTTCTGGTGGAGTCACATGGGCTGGATTCTGTATCCCCGGCCAGAGTTCTTTGAAGCCAGACAGTATCAGCGCTATGCCCCCGACATGGCCCGTGATCCTTTCTATCAGTGGCTCGATCGTTATTTCCTGCTGTTGCAAATTCCAGTGGCTGTCCTACTGTACGTTCTGGGTGGCTGGTCCTTTGTCATCTACGGCGTCTTTGTCCGGGCTGTGGTTCTCTGGCATACCACCTGGCTGATTAACTCCGTCACTCACATGTGGGGATACCGCACCTTTGAGACCCATGACAACTCCCGTAACCTCTGGTGGGCCGCCATTCTAACCTACGGGGAAGGCTGGCACAACAATCACCACGCCTATCCCCACTGGGCCAAATGTAGCCTGCGCTGGTGGGAACTGGATATCACCTGGGGCGCAATCTGGCTCCTGAGAACCCTGGGGCTGGCCCAAGATGTGAATACGCCCGATCCGGCTCAATAG
- a CDS encoding PD-(D/E)XK nuclease family protein, with translation MAYQISATKLQAYNRCPYAYYLKYERKLSGSEFFGSAALGTALHQALAQCHRDWHYCNPLPDIQWLHQCWEQQVEGLTTAQAEEGREILESYYQNFIASETFLARPLAVEGKIQGYLQVENLEFCITGRYDRLDFLSDGLELIDYKSSREVKLPEPDEIDLQIGLYYLALEQTYRQSLKYLSLVFLRTGQKFRYQATAEHKDRVEQVISKLAVRLRYDQQWEPRPGGQCDRCAYSRYCTAVSANPAPLPPLAGARQFQLALSL, from the coding sequence ATGGCCTATCAAATTTCAGCAACAAAACTGCAGGCTTACAATCGCTGCCCCTACGCCTATTACCTGAAGTACGAGCGTAAACTCAGCGGCAGTGAGTTCTTTGGGTCAGCGGCCCTGGGCACGGCTTTGCATCAGGCTCTGGCCCAATGCCATCGAGATTGGCACTACTGCAATCCCCTGCCTGATATTCAGTGGCTCCATCAGTGCTGGGAACAACAGGTCGAAGGATTGACCACAGCCCAGGCTGAAGAAGGCCGGGAGATTCTGGAAAGTTATTATCAGAATTTCATTGCCAGTGAAACTTTTCTGGCTCGGCCTCTGGCTGTCGAGGGCAAAATTCAGGGTTACCTCCAGGTGGAAAACCTGGAGTTTTGCATCACCGGGCGCTACGATCGCCTGGACTTTCTCAGCGATGGGCTGGAATTGATCGACTACAAATCCAGCCGGGAAGTCAAACTACCGGAACCAGACGAAATTGATCTGCAGATTGGCCTCTACTATCTGGCTCTGGAGCAGACCTACCGGCAAAGCCTGAAATATCTGAGTTTGGTCTTTCTCAGGACTGGCCAGAAGTTCCGGTATCAGGCCACGGCAGAGCATAAGGACCGGGTGGAGCAGGTGATCAGCAAGCTGGCGGTGCGGTTGCGGTATGACCAGCAGTGGGAACCCCGACCCGGCGGCCAGTGCGATCGTTGCGCCTATTCCCGCTATTGCACGGCAGTCTCCGCCAATCCAGCTCCCCTGCCGCCCCTGGCAGGAGCCCGTCAGTTCCAATTGGCCCTCAGCCTGTAA
- a CDS encoding TPM domain-containing protein → MVVLMILAIQLVASPASATGVYEVPALAAGDKTWVVDQAEILSRVSEGTISSTLEELAQKTGNQVRVVTIHRLDYGETPESLANQLFEKWFPPEVQANQTVLVLDNVTNGAAIWAGEKAKSLLSDAAARSIVEETLMVPIRKGNYNQGLMDGVDRLAAILSGQPDPGPPQVVEVVRTEGTFKKADETNRGGATVVVVVLLLAATVIPMATYYFYQYMQSQ, encoded by the coding sequence ATGGTTGTGCTCATGATTCTGGCCATCCAATTGGTCGCTTCTCCAGCCAGTGCAACAGGGGTTTACGAGGTGCCAGCCCTGGCAGCCGGTGACAAGACCTGGGTTGTTGACCAGGCAGAGATTTTGAGTCGGGTAAGTGAGGGAACCATTAGCAGCACCCTGGAAGAACTGGCCCAAAAAACGGGGAATCAAGTGCGTGTTGTCACGATTCATCGGCTGGATTATGGGGAAACCCCCGAAAGTCTGGCCAACCAGCTTTTTGAAAAGTGGTTTCCCCCAGAAGTTCAGGCGAATCAGACGGTGCTGGTTCTGGATAACGTCACCAACGGAGCCGCCATTTGGGCTGGTGAGAAAGCCAAATCCCTGCTGTCAGATGCAGCAGCTCGCAGCATTGTGGAGGAGACCTTGATGGTCCCAATTCGCAAGGGAAACTACAACCAGGGTCTGATGGATGGGGTCGATCGACTGGCAGCGATTCTCTCTGGGCAACCCGATCCGGGGCCACCGCAGGTGGTGGAGGTGGTTCGCACCGAGGGTACCTTTAAGAAAGCAGATGAAACCAACCGGGGGGGAGCCACAGTGGTGGTGGTGGTGTTGCTACTTGCTGCTACCGTCATTCCGATGGCAACCTACTACTTCTATCAGTACATGCAATCTCAGTAA